A region of Myxococcus stipitatus DSM 14675 DNA encodes the following proteins:
- a CDS encoding S1C family serine protease: MFVLLLVAVLGQAPSAAPSEPDVPSPAESEQPVAPVPAVLPPATHELFQRIQNRVAQVRIIERRSGTRSSIGSAFFVSAQGHAITNYHVISDVVLHPEDYTAELVLRSGGEPVPAKLVDVDVVHDLAVIRMDAGVKDFFPLEDREPPQGTRLFAMGNPHDLGTTIVEGTYNGFIQDSLYERVHFSGAINPGMSGGPTLTGQGTVVGVNVATMGNQLGFLVPVKRASALLARALAAKAEEAPPLVESVRAQLLENQQRLTEQMLAAALPKHRLGSYHVPGRWIPFLKCWGDTPHEPEVPYTVTNYQCSSEEDIYLSSRHRTGVVAFLHQQASSQKLGALRFSALYSALFSQDPDTVEASREDVTNFRCTTEFVDVEGLPVRAAMCLRAYKRFPGLYDLVLRAAALNASTSGVDTSLTLGGFTADNARKLARRYLEGLSWTK, from the coding sequence ATGTTCGTCCTCCTTCTCGTCGCCGTGCTGGGGCAGGCGCCGTCGGCCGCCCCGTCCGAGCCGGATGTCCCATCACCCGCTGAAAGCGAACAGCCCGTGGCGCCGGTTCCGGCCGTGCTGCCTCCGGCCACGCATGAGCTGTTCCAGCGCATCCAGAACCGCGTCGCGCAGGTGCGCATCATCGAGCGGCGCTCGGGCACGCGGTCGTCCATCGGCTCGGCCTTCTTCGTCTCCGCGCAGGGCCACGCCATCACGAACTACCACGTGATTTCGGACGTGGTGCTCCACCCGGAGGACTACACCGCGGAGCTCGTCCTGCGCAGCGGCGGCGAGCCCGTGCCCGCGAAGCTGGTGGACGTGGACGTCGTGCATGACCTCGCCGTCATCCGGATGGACGCGGGCGTGAAGGACTTCTTCCCCTTGGAAGACCGTGAGCCGCCGCAGGGCACGCGCCTGTTCGCCATGGGGAACCCGCACGACCTGGGCACCACCATCGTCGAGGGGACCTACAACGGCTTCATCCAGGACTCGCTCTATGAGCGCGTCCACTTCAGCGGCGCCATCAACCCGGGGATGAGCGGCGGGCCCACGCTCACCGGCCAGGGCACCGTGGTGGGCGTCAACGTCGCCACCATGGGCAACCAGCTGGGCTTCCTGGTGCCCGTCAAGCGCGCCAGTGCGTTGCTCGCGCGGGCGCTCGCGGCGAAGGCGGAAGAGGCGCCGCCGCTCGTGGAGTCGGTGCGCGCGCAGCTCCTCGAGAACCAGCAGCGGCTCACCGAGCAGATGCTCGCGGCGGCGCTGCCCAAGCACCGGCTGGGCAGCTACCACGTGCCGGGGCGCTGGATTCCCTTCCTCAAGTGCTGGGGCGACACGCCGCATGAGCCGGAGGTGCCGTACACGGTGACCAACTACCAGTGCTCGTCGGAGGAGGACATCTACCTGTCCTCGCGCCACCGCACGGGCGTGGTGGCCTTCCTTCACCAGCAGGCCTCCAGCCAGAAGCTGGGCGCGCTGCGCTTCTCCGCGCTCTACAGCGCGCTGTTCTCCCAGGACCCGGACACGGTGGAGGCTTCGCGCGAGGACGTCACCAACTTCCGCTGCACCACGGAGTTCGTGGACGTGGAGGGGCTGCCCGTGCGCGCCGCGATGTGCCTGCGCGCCTACAAGCGCTTCCCGGGCCTCTATGACCTGGTGCTGCGCGCCGCCGCGCTCAACGCCAGCACGAGCGGAGTCGACACCAGCCTCACGCTGGGCGGCTTCACGGCGGACAACGCGCGCAAGCTGGCTCGCCGCTACCTGGAGGGGTTGTCGTGGACGAAGTGA
- a CDS encoding FHA domain-containing protein, with amino-acid sequence MDEVIFVEVVEGDAVHARHRLERFPATVGRAYSNDVILDDPKVSAEHLRIERREDGVLVVRDAGSHNGTWRVDSWARLAELEVAPDTRVAVGDTVLRFRGRNHVVPETVVTSAPTAPRERWFEHARAFPLAMLALLAASALESHLGNYGRTDWGALTMALVMPLTLTLLWAGGWAVASRISRRQFHYRTHATIGSLVLLAAVALPPVLSALGFSLGWDSGLVWLHHVTFLVLMGVGLYWHLRYVARWEPARLVRVLIVVTLAFGALSRADDLLGNEPFSTSLDFSRTLLPPALRVARAQPMESFFEELGGLQEQVDALAKED; translated from the coding sequence GTGGACGAAGTGATTTTCGTCGAGGTGGTGGAGGGCGACGCCGTCCACGCGCGTCACCGGCTGGAGCGCTTCCCCGCGACGGTGGGGCGCGCGTACTCGAACGACGTCATCCTGGACGACCCGAAGGTGTCCGCGGAGCACCTGCGCATCGAGCGGCGCGAGGACGGCGTGCTGGTGGTGCGCGACGCGGGCAGCCACAACGGCACCTGGCGCGTGGACTCCTGGGCGCGGCTGGCGGAACTGGAGGTGGCGCCGGACACGCGCGTGGCGGTGGGGGACACCGTGCTGCGCTTCCGGGGGCGCAACCACGTGGTGCCGGAGACGGTGGTGACGTCCGCGCCCACGGCGCCGCGCGAGCGCTGGTTCGAGCACGCGCGGGCCTTCCCGCTGGCGATGCTGGCCTTGCTGGCGGCGAGCGCGCTGGAGTCCCACCTGGGCAACTACGGCCGCACGGACTGGGGCGCGCTGACGATGGCCCTGGTGATGCCGCTCACGCTCACGCTGCTGTGGGCGGGAGGCTGGGCGGTGGCCAGCCGCATCTCCCGGCGTCAGTTCCACTACCGCACGCATGCCACCATCGGCAGCCTGGTGTTGCTGGCGGCCGTCGCGCTTCCGCCGGTGTTGTCGGCGCTGGGCTTCAGCCTGGGCTGGGACTCCGGGCTGGTCTGGCTGCACCACGTGACGTTCCTGGTGCTCATGGGGGTCGGCCTGTACTGGCACCTGCGCTACGTGGCGCGGTGGGAGCCGGCGCGGTTGGTGCGCGTGCTCATCGTGGTGACGCTGGCCTTCGGCGCGCTGTCCCGGGCGGATGACCTGCTGGGCAACGAGCCCTTCAGCACGTCCCTGGACTTCTCCCGCACGCTCCTGCCCCCGGCGCTCCGGGTGGCCCGTGCCCAGCCGATGGAGTCCTTCTTCGAGGAGCTGGGGGGACTCCAGGAGCAGGTGGACGCGCTCGCGAAGGAGGACTAG
- a CDS encoding DUF4130 domain-containing protein, giving the protein MSVASELGAFRDVARGLLARGVPPERVTFEDAPGPWEGPVDPGGLEGASARALPVLPWDFLGLAEKVVCHRAPERWALLYRVLWRMTRGERRLLEREGDLDVQRLRRMERAVRRDVSNLVIRIRFRRGVSDGAERYVAWYRPEHRVVRLAAPFLVGRFPALSWSLFTPDTSAHWDGVRLTFGAGLRREDPPGGTEPSPSPAARLERRTLSCGVTRTPVMLLGDVPGTWDEDGGVCFVGPAGKFLEVVLARAGLRRTDLRVSREARPGVFAVPLDWGDARSRRERLVSEVLEVRPLLLLALGSVAGQLLWGPGFRLDVCRGRLVQLSSEAVALATFAPSEVLRPGDPRVQAELRIHFEADLRSAADALRRTLVARAESARTCNDFSARE; this is encoded by the coding sequence GTGAGCGTGGCATCGGAGTTGGGGGCGTTTCGGGACGTGGCGCGGGGGCTGCTTGCGCGGGGCGTGCCCCCGGAGCGGGTCACCTTCGAGGATGCCCCCGGACCCTGGGAGGGACCCGTGGACCCGGGCGGCCTGGAGGGTGCGTCAGCTCGGGCGCTTCCGGTGTTGCCGTGGGACTTCCTGGGGCTGGCGGAGAAGGTGGTGTGCCACCGGGCACCGGAGCGCTGGGCGCTGCTGTACCGCGTGCTCTGGCGGATGACGCGAGGAGAGCGGCGCCTCTTGGAGCGGGAAGGGGACCTGGACGTCCAGCGGCTGCGGCGCATGGAGCGCGCGGTGCGGCGGGACGTGAGCAACCTGGTGATCCGCATCCGCTTCCGGCGGGGCGTGTCCGACGGCGCGGAGCGCTACGTGGCCTGGTATCGGCCGGAGCACCGCGTCGTCCGACTGGCGGCGCCCTTCCTCGTGGGCCGGTTCCCCGCGCTGAGCTGGAGCCTGTTCACTCCGGACACCAGCGCGCACTGGGACGGCGTGCGGCTCACCTTCGGGGCGGGGCTCCGGCGGGAGGACCCTCCCGGCGGCACGGAGCCCTCACCGTCTCCCGCGGCGCGGCTGGAGCGGCGCACCCTGTCGTGCGGGGTCACCCGGACGCCGGTGATGCTGCTGGGGGACGTGCCTGGGACGTGGGACGAGGACGGTGGCGTGTGCTTCGTGGGTCCCGCGGGGAAGTTCCTGGAGGTCGTGCTCGCGCGTGCGGGGCTGCGGCGCACGGACCTGCGCGTCTCGCGGGAGGCCCGGCCCGGTGTCTTCGCCGTGCCCTTGGACTGGGGGGACGCCCGGTCGCGCCGGGAGCGGCTCGTCTCGGAAGTCCTGGAGGTCCGCCCGCTGCTGTTGCTGGCGCTCGGAAGCGTCGCGGGACAGCTGCTCTGGGGGCCTGGGTTCAGGCTCGACGTGTGTCGGGGGCGGCTCGTCCAGCTGTCCTCGGAGGCCGTCGCCCTGGCCACCTTCGCTCCTTCGGAGGTGTTGCGTCCGGGCGACCCTCGGGTCCAGGCGGAGCTGCGCATCCACTTCGAAGCGGACCTCCGTTCGGCGGCGGACGCGCTGCGGCGGACGTTGGTGGCACGGGCGGAATCCGCGCGGACATGTAACGATTTCAGCGCCCGTGAGTAA
- a CDS encoding aldo/keto reductase, protein MKYTQLGKTGLRVSRLGLGCMSYGTPSWRPWVLSEEASQPFFRRAVELGINFFDTADMYSLGVSEEVTGRALRRYAKMEEVVLATKVFFPMADGPNMRGLSRKHIVQACEASLKRLGVEAIDLYQIHRMDPQTPIEETLCALDQLVRQGKVRYLGASSTFAWQFARALGLADLNGWTRFVSMQDHYNLVYREEEREMHPLCEAEGIGILPWSPLARGLLAGSRTSLEDKSSTPRAKSDAYSSMLYDQPGDWEVVEATRRVAAARNVPPAQVALAWLLSRPWVTAPIIGATKMEHLEDAVRAVDLKLQPEEIQQLEAPYQPHALRGM, encoded by the coding sequence ATGAAGTACACCCAACTGGGCAAGACGGGCTTGCGCGTGTCGCGACTGGGCCTGGGCTGCATGAGCTACGGCACCCCCTCCTGGCGCCCCTGGGTCCTGAGCGAGGAAGCGTCCCAGCCGTTCTTCCGGCGCGCGGTGGAGCTGGGCATCAACTTCTTCGACACGGCGGACATGTATTCGCTGGGGGTCAGCGAAGAGGTGACCGGACGCGCGCTGCGTCGCTACGCGAAGATGGAAGAGGTGGTGCTGGCCACCAAGGTGTTCTTCCCGATGGCGGACGGCCCCAACATGCGCGGGCTGTCACGCAAGCACATCGTGCAGGCGTGTGAGGCGAGCCTGAAGCGGCTGGGGGTGGAGGCCATCGACCTGTACCAGATCCACCGGATGGATCCGCAGACGCCCATCGAGGAGACGCTGTGCGCGCTGGACCAGCTCGTGCGGCAGGGGAAGGTGCGCTACCTGGGAGCGTCGTCGACCTTCGCGTGGCAGTTCGCCCGAGCGCTGGGCCTGGCGGACCTGAATGGCTGGACGCGCTTCGTGTCCATGCAGGACCACTACAACCTGGTCTACCGCGAGGAGGAGCGCGAGATGCACCCGCTGTGCGAAGCGGAGGGCATTGGCATCCTCCCCTGGTCTCCGCTGGCGCGCGGGCTGCTCGCGGGCTCACGCACGTCGTTGGAGGACAAGAGCTCCACGCCGCGCGCGAAGTCGGATGCCTACTCGAGCATGCTCTATGACCAGCCGGGAGATTGGGAGGTGGTGGAGGCGACGCGCCGCGTAGCCGCCGCGCGCAACGTGCCTCCCGCCCAGGTCGCGCTGGCGTGGCTGCTGTCTCGCCCGTGGGTGACGGCGCCCATCATCGGCGCCACCAAGATGGAGCACCTGGAGGACGCGGTGCGAGCCGTGGACCTCAAGCTCCAGCCCGAGGAGATTCAACAGCTCGAGGCGCCCTACCAGCCCCACGCGCTCCGCGGGATGTGA
- a CDS encoding non-ribosomal peptide synthetase gives MHLPTRVSPASAFVRPESTTLVEVCRYRAVTQPTDDIYTFVDETGEHTVTYAQLDTEVRAVAARLQRELAPGDRALLMYPPGREYVVGFLACLYAGVVAVPAYPPDVTRLGRTLPRLLALVADCGARVALTTEGIASLVGPLTEGREDLRALRWLATDGVPVEEAASWRELDLRPDTVAFLQYTSGSTGTPRGVVLGHRQLLHNSELISRGFNAKPDPRFVSWLPPYHDMGLIAGIIHPLFRDMPSSLMPPLYFLQRPMRWLEVISRHGGTVSGGPNFAFDLCVRKSTPEERAALDLSRWEVAYCGAEPVRAETMERFAQAFAPGGFRRQALYPCYGLAEGTLIVTGRQRAEDREDVLVVRDYSREGLERGEARPPSPGEEGAALVSCGEVLGVQEVRVVDPGTREVVPAGRVGELWVRGPSVAEGYWQRPEETERDFNGRLAGSAEGPFLRTGDLAIVEDGEVFITGRLKDVLILRGRNLYPQDLELTVERSHPALRPGCGVAFPVQVHGEERLVVVQEVAAKAVEGGAVDDALARIQAALTEEHGVAAHAVVLITAGSLPKTSSGKVQRRVTRRTYLDGALEVVKAWRESDVDSRDAESVSPESDEVLGWLAGDVAWRLGSSAEALDADAPLTRYGLDSLRGLDVMHAIQRRWGVSLPPTFLLQGPSLREVAAKVEQERGAAVQPVSSSTPALGDVSPHVSDGQRALWFLQRLAPGGTAYHIARAMRLAPDVDLEVLARVFAELAARHPALACAFPEERGEPVWRSAAAPVMERESASGWSDAALRERLDAESQRPFDLEHGPLMRVRVFTGVETGPVLLLVFHHLITDFWSLEVLAEELGVLYTAGVRGVPAELPPPPPMAGPILREREARLTGARGEALQSWWRERLGGELPVLELPTSKPRPRLQSFRGAAVSFQVEADTASRLLSLAGTHGATPFMVLLAGYVAFLRRYTGQEDLVVGTPTTGRAHADLSRQLSYFVNPVALRARVPRGQSFTSLLKEVRGLVLEALEHQELPFARMVERLQPRRDAARAPVFQTMFVLHAGRPGREALAPFALGGAGTRVRLGALELESVPLRNQASAFDLTLTMAESEGGFAASLEYCTDLFDAALAERMVRHFRTLLDAAAREPEVPVLDLPLLEGEEQRVLLAAGRRATASEEPSARSLHGAFEAAVARSPDAVALVSGTSRWTYGEVDAWAERLGARLRQRGVGPEVRVGVLLERGHPGTVIAFLAVLKAGGTVVPCEPSHPPERIAWMLRDAGARGLLVQERLSRRLDLSSDVLRLLWEELGGHEPRAEDVRTDAPSFPSPECSAYVIYTSGSTGRPKGVVVTHRGALHLAESMGRGFGLGAGDRVLQFASPAFDASIAEYLQALLTGAALHLPPSGELLAGEALHRVLKEERITLVTLPPSACALLPEAPLPDLRRLVSAGESCPEDLVSRFAPGRTFVNAYGPTEATVCSTWAICQPGEGTPDIGRPLPAVDAYVLDEALNPVPRGVAGELCVGGPMVARGYLGRPDLTAERFVPDPHGGAPGGRLYRTGDVARWRPDGRLELLGRVDAQVKLRGFRIEPGEVEAVLRELARMRQAHVRVWRPPSGGEARLVAYVVPPEEGLPPPGELKASLRARLPEYLVPADFVALEALPLLSSGKVDVRALPPPMRMAPAEGAPRTPLEEALSRAWAETLGFPAVGVHSHFFDDLGGSSLAAVRACARIRESLGRDVPITHFFEHPTVHALARRLSSDSEPGTQAVKHQERAEARRQVLQRRGGRNT, from the coding sequence ATGCACCTGCCGACTCGCGTTTCCCCCGCATCCGCGTTCGTCCGTCCGGAGTCCACCACGCTCGTGGAGGTGTGCCGCTACCGCGCGGTGACTCAACCCACGGACGACATCTACACCTTCGTGGATGAGACGGGGGAGCACACCGTCACCTATGCCCAGCTGGACACCGAGGTGCGCGCGGTGGCGGCGCGCCTTCAACGCGAGCTGGCCCCGGGAGACCGCGCGCTGCTCATGTACCCGCCGGGTCGCGAGTACGTCGTGGGCTTCCTCGCGTGCCTCTACGCGGGCGTGGTGGCGGTGCCCGCGTATCCCCCGGACGTGACGCGCCTGGGGCGTACGCTGCCCAGGCTCCTGGCGCTGGTGGCGGACTGTGGCGCGCGAGTGGCGCTCACCACGGAAGGCATCGCCTCGCTGGTGGGGCCACTCACGGAGGGGCGCGAGGACCTGCGCGCGCTGCGCTGGCTCGCGACGGACGGCGTGCCCGTGGAGGAGGCCGCGTCGTGGCGCGAGCTCGACCTGCGCCCCGACACGGTGGCGTTCCTCCAGTACACCTCCGGCTCCACGGGGACGCCTCGCGGCGTGGTGCTGGGGCACCGGCAGCTGCTGCACAACTCGGAGCTCATCTCCCGGGGCTTCAACGCGAAGCCGGATCCGCGGTTCGTCTCCTGGCTGCCGCCGTACCACGACATGGGGTTGATCGCCGGCATCATCCACCCGCTGTTCCGCGACATGCCGTCGTCGCTGATGCCGCCCCTGTACTTCCTCCAGCGTCCCATGCGCTGGCTGGAGGTCATCTCCCGCCATGGCGGCACGGTGAGTGGCGGACCCAACTTCGCGTTCGACCTCTGCGTGCGCAAGAGCACGCCGGAGGAGCGCGCCGCGTTGGACCTGAGCCGGTGGGAGGTCGCGTACTGCGGCGCGGAGCCGGTGCGCGCGGAGACGATGGAGCGCTTCGCCCAGGCCTTCGCGCCCGGGGGGTTCCGGCGTCAGGCGCTCTATCCCTGCTACGGGCTCGCGGAGGGGACGCTCATCGTCACGGGCCGCCAGCGCGCGGAGGACCGCGAGGACGTGCTCGTGGTGCGCGACTACTCGCGCGAGGGGCTGGAGCGAGGCGAGGCGCGACCGCCGTCTCCCGGTGAAGAAGGCGCCGCGCTGGTGAGCTGTGGCGAGGTGCTGGGCGTGCAGGAGGTCCGCGTGGTGGACCCGGGCACGCGCGAGGTGGTGCCCGCGGGGCGCGTGGGCGAGCTGTGGGTGCGTGGCCCCAGCGTCGCGGAGGGGTACTGGCAGCGGCCCGAGGAGACCGAGCGCGACTTCAACGGCCGACTCGCGGGCTCGGCCGAGGGCCCCTTCCTGCGCACGGGCGACCTGGCCATCGTCGAGGACGGCGAGGTCTTCATCACCGGCCGACTGAAGGACGTGCTCATCCTTCGCGGGCGCAACCTCTACCCGCAGGACCTGGAGCTGACGGTGGAGCGGAGCCACCCGGCCTTGCGGCCCGGCTGTGGCGTCGCGTTCCCGGTGCAGGTGCATGGCGAGGAGCGGCTCGTCGTGGTCCAGGAGGTGGCCGCGAAGGCGGTGGAGGGGGGCGCCGTCGATGACGCGCTCGCGCGCATCCAGGCCGCGCTGACGGAGGAGCACGGCGTCGCCGCGCATGCGGTGGTGCTCATCACCGCGGGGAGCTTGCCGAAGACCTCGAGCGGAAAGGTCCAGCGGCGGGTGACGCGGCGGACCTATCTCGACGGCGCGCTGGAGGTGGTGAAGGCGTGGCGCGAGTCCGACGTGGACTCACGCGACGCCGAGTCCGTGTCACCGGAGTCCGACGAGGTGCTCGGGTGGCTCGCGGGGGATGTCGCGTGGCGGTTGGGGAGCTCCGCGGAGGCGCTCGACGCGGATGCGCCGCTCACCCGGTACGGGTTGGACTCGCTGCGGGGGCTGGACGTGATGCACGCCATCCAGCGGCGGTGGGGTGTGTCACTGCCGCCCACGTTCCTCCTCCAAGGCCCGAGCCTGCGCGAGGTGGCGGCGAAGGTGGAGCAGGAGCGAGGCGCGGCGGTGCAGCCCGTGTCGTCTTCGACTCCTGCGCTCGGAGATGTTTCACCCCACGTCTCGGATGGACAGCGGGCGCTGTGGTTCCTCCAACGGCTGGCGCCGGGCGGCACCGCGTACCACATCGCGCGGGCGATGCGGCTGGCGCCTGACGTGGACCTGGAGGTCCTCGCGCGGGTGTTCGCCGAACTCGCCGCGCGCCATCCGGCCCTGGCCTGTGCGTTTCCCGAGGAGCGAGGCGAGCCCGTGTGGCGGTCCGCCGCCGCGCCGGTGATGGAGCGGGAGTCCGCGAGCGGCTGGAGCGACGCGGCCTTGCGGGAGCGGCTGGATGCGGAGTCCCAGCGCCCCTTCGACCTGGAGCATGGCCCCTTGATGCGGGTGCGTGTCTTCACGGGCGTCGAGACCGGGCCGGTGTTGTTGCTCGTGTTCCACCACCTCATCACCGACTTCTGGTCGCTGGAGGTGTTGGCCGAGGAGCTGGGCGTCCTCTACACGGCGGGCGTTCGGGGTGTCCCCGCGGAGCTGCCCCCGCCGCCGCCGATGGCGGGCCCCATCCTCCGAGAGCGGGAGGCGCGGCTCACTGGGGCGAGAGGCGAGGCGCTCCAGTCCTGGTGGCGTGAGCGCTTGGGCGGTGAGCTGCCGGTGCTGGAGCTGCCGACGTCGAAGCCGAGACCCCGGCTCCAGTCCTTCCGAGGCGCGGCGGTGTCCTTCCAGGTGGAGGCGGATACGGCCTCCCGGCTGTTGTCGCTGGCGGGCACGCACGGCGCGACTCCGTTCATGGTGTTGCTGGCGGGCTACGTGGCCTTCTTGCGGCGCTACACCGGACAGGAAGACCTGGTGGTGGGGACGCCGACAACGGGCCGAGCGCATGCGGACCTGTCGAGACAACTGAGTTACTTCGTCAATCCCGTGGCGCTTCGTGCGCGGGTGCCGAGAGGGCAGTCCTTCACCTCGCTGTTGAAGGAGGTGCGCGGCCTCGTCTTGGAGGCGCTGGAGCACCAGGAGTTGCCCTTCGCCCGGATGGTCGAGCGGCTCCAGCCCCGACGGGATGCGGCCCGTGCTCCTGTCTTCCAGACGATGTTCGTGCTGCATGCCGGGCGCCCGGGACGCGAGGCGCTCGCGCCCTTCGCCCTGGGCGGCGCGGGGACTCGAGTCCGGCTGGGCGCGCTGGAGCTGGAGTCCGTGCCGCTGCGCAATCAGGCCTCCGCCTTCGACCTGACGTTGACGATGGCCGAGTCGGAGGGAGGCTTCGCCGCGAGCCTGGAGTACTGCACGGACCTGTTCGACGCGGCGCTCGCCGAGCGCATGGTGCGCCACTTCCGAACGCTGCTGGACGCCGCGGCGCGCGAGCCCGAGGTGCCCGTGTTGGACCTGCCCCTGCTCGAGGGTGAGGAGCAGCGCGTGCTGCTCGCAGCGGGCCGGCGCGCGACGGCCTCCGAGGAGCCCTCCGCCCGAAGTCTGCACGGTGCCTTCGAGGCCGCCGTGGCGAGGTCACCGGACGCGGTGGCGTTGGTCTCCGGGACGTCCCGCTGGACGTACGGCGAGGTCGATGCCTGGGCGGAGAGACTGGGCGCGAGGTTGCGGCAGCGAGGCGTGGGCCCCGAGGTCCGCGTCGGAGTCCTGCTGGAGCGAGGACACCCTGGGACGGTCATCGCGTTCCTCGCCGTGCTGAAGGCGGGCGGGACGGTGGTGCCTTGTGAGCCCTCGCATCCTCCCGAGCGGATCGCATGGATGCTGCGGGACGCGGGGGCGCGTGGCCTGCTCGTGCAGGAGCGCCTCTCGAGGCGCCTGGACCTCTCGTCGGATGTGTTGCGCCTCCTCTGGGAGGAGCTGGGCGGGCACGAGCCGCGAGCGGAGGACGTCCGCACCGACGCGCCCTCGTTCCCGTCTCCGGAGTGCTCCGCGTATGTCATCTACACCTCGGGAAGCACGGGGCGCCCGAAGGGCGTCGTGGTGACCCATCGCGGAGCCCTGCACCTGGCGGAGTCGATGGGGCGGGGCTTCGGGTTGGGGGCGGGAGACCGGGTGCTCCAGTTCGCATCCCCGGCCTTCGATGCCTCGATCGCGGAGTACCTACAAGCGCTCCTGACGGGCGCGGCGCTGCACCTGCCTCCCTCGGGCGAGTTGCTGGCGGGAGAGGCGCTGCACCGCGTGCTGAAGGAGGAGCGCATCACGCTGGTGACGCTGCCTCCGTCCGCGTGCGCGCTGTTGCCGGAGGCTCCGCTCCCGGACCTGCGGAGGCTGGTCTCCGCGGGAGAGTCCTGCCCGGAGGACCTGGTGTCGCGCTTCGCGCCCGGGCGGACCTTCGTGAACGCCTATGGCCCCACGGAGGCGACCGTGTGCTCGACGTGGGCCATCTGCCAGCCGGGAGAGGGCACTCCGGACATCGGCCGACCGTTGCCCGCGGTGGATGCCTACGTGCTCGACGAGGCGCTGAACCCCGTCCCTCGGGGCGTGGCGGGAGAGCTGTGCGTCGGCGGTCCGATGGTGGCGCGAGGCTACCTGGGCCGTCCGGACCTCACGGCCGAGCGCTTCGTTCCGGACCCTCATGGAGGAGCGCCGGGTGGGCGCCTGTACCGCACGGGAGACGTGGCCCGGTGGCGTCCCGATGGCCGGTTGGAGCTGCTGGGGCGCGTGGATGCGCAGGTGAAGCTGCGCGGCTTCCGCATCGAGCCGGGGGAGGTGGAAGCGGTGCTGCGCGAGCTCGCGCGGATGCGGCAGGCGCACGTGCGTGTGTGGCGTCCTCCCTCTGGAGGGGAGGCCCGGCTCGTGGCCTACGTGGTGCCGCCGGAAGAGGGGCTGCCTCCTCCCGGAGAGCTGAAGGCGAGCCTGCGAGCCCGCCTGCCCGAGTACCTGGTGCCCGCGGACTTCGTCGCGCTGGAAGCCCTGCCGTTGCTGTCCAGCGGCAAGGTGGACGTGCGCGCGCTGCCGCCGCCGATGCGCATGGCACCCGCGGAAGGGGCACCCCGAACGCCCTTGGAAGAGGCGTTGTCGCGAGCCTGGGCGGAGACGCTCGGCTTCCCGGCGGTGGGCGTCCACTCGCACTTCTTCGATGACCTGGGCGGCAGCTCGCTGGCGGCGGTGCGGGCGTGCGCGCGAATCCGCGAGTCGCTCGGGCGGGACGTCCCCATCACCCACTTCTTCGAGCATCCCACGGTCCATGCGCTGGCGCGGAGGCTGTCCTCCGATTCGGAGCCGGGCACGCAGGCCGTGAAGCACCAGGAGCGAGCGGAGGCCCGTCGTCAGGTCCTCCAGCGTCGCGGCGGAAGGAACACCTGA